A genomic region of Gossypium hirsutum isolate 1008001.06 chromosome D01, Gossypium_hirsutum_v2.1, whole genome shotgun sequence contains the following coding sequences:
- the LOC107955611 gene encoding cytochrome P450 72A15 isoform X1, whose amino-acid sequence MEVYLVIRDLVSLLVVGLLMIWGWRTLNWVWLAPKRLERCLRQQGFAGNPYRFLSGDIKELFTMSRQTRAKPMPLSDDIGPYVVPFQHQTANQYGKNSFTWFGPRPRVNITDPEKIREILNKFNDFQKVRTNPLLNLLVSGLVNLEGDRWSRRRKIINPAFHQDKLKNMLPAFYQSCSDMLSKWEKMVCTEGYSELDVWPYLVDLTRDVISRSAFGSSFEEGKRIFQLLEDQLVLTIKLIQTVYIPGWRFLPTKTNREMKMKHRDIKESLREMIKRREKAIKAGEESNEDLLDILVESNIREMEAKNMGMSIEDVIEECKLFYFAGQETTSVLLVWTMVLLARYPDWQSKAREEVLHVLGDSKPDADGLNRLKVVTMILYEVLRLYPPVVELGRSVPKEIKLGNLLLPVGTEVSVPILQIHHDKDLWGVDAREFKPERFAEGVSKATKSQVTFLPFGWGPRICVGQNFAMMEAKMAMAMILQRFWFELSPSYAHSPYSRATLRPQHGAQIILHKLGCN is encoded by the exons ATGGAAGTTTACCTTGTAATTAGAGATTTGGTTTCATTGCTTGTTGTTGGGTTATTAATGATATGGGGATGGAGAACTTTAAACTGGGTATGGCTGGCCCCAAAAAGGCTCGAAAGGTGCTTGAGACAACAGGGCTTTGCAGGGAATCCTTACAGGTTCCTTTCTGGTGACATAAAAGAGCTCTTCACTATGAGCAGACAAACAAGAGCGAAACCTATGCCTCTTAGTGATGATATTGGGCCTTATGTTGTTCCTTTTCAACATCAAACTGCTAACCAGTAtg GAAAGAATTCATTTACGTGGTTTGGTCCAAGACCAAGGGTGAACATTACGGACCCcgaaaaaataagagaaatacTTAACAAATTTAATGACTTCCAGAAGGTACGTACCAATCCACTGCTTAATTTGCTTGTAAGCGGCCTTGTTAACCTCGAAGGAGACCGATGGAGCAGGCGTAGAAAAATCATAAACCCTGCATTTCATCAAGATAAGTTGAAG AATATGTTGCCAGCATTTTATCAAAGTTGTAGTGACATGTTAAGCAAATGGGAGAAGATGGTGTGTACAGAAGGATACAGTGAGTTAGATGTGTGGCCTTATCTCGTAGATTTGACAAGAGATGTGATTTCCCGATCTGCTTTTGGAAGCAGCTTCGAAGAAGGCAAACGAATTTTCCAATTACTAGAGGACCAACTCGTTCTCACAATCAAATTAATACAAACTGTTTACATTCCAGGATGGAG GTTTTTGCCAACAAAGACAAACAGGGAGATGAAGATGAAACACAGAGACATAAAAGAGTCGCTTAGGGAAATGATAAAGAGAAGGGAGAAGGCAATTAAAGCAGGGGAAGAGAGCAATGAGGACTTGTTGGACATACTTGTGGAATCCAATATCAGAGAAATGGAAGCAAAGAATATGGGGATGAGCATTGAGGATGTGATTGAGGAATGCAAGCTTTTTTACTTTGCTGGCCAAGAGACCACTTCGGTCTTACTGGTGTGGACTATGGTTTTATTAGCAAGGTATCCCGATTGGCAAAGTAAAGCAAGAGAGGAGGTTTTGCATGTTTTGGGTGACAGTAAACCTGATGCTGATGGCCTTAATCGTCTCAAAGTT GTAACAATGATATTGTACGAGGTTCTAAGGCTGTACCCACCGGTGGTTGAGCTAGGACGTTCCGTTCCAAAAGAAATAAAACTGGGGAATTTGTTGTTACCAGTAGGAACAGAAGTTTCGGTTCCGATCCTGCAGATCCACCATGACAAGGATCTTTGGGGTGTCGACGCACGGGAATTTAAGCCAGAGCGGTTCGCGGAAGGGGTTTCCAAAGCGACAAAGAGTCAAGTCACGTTTCTGCCATTCGGATGGGGTCCTAGGATCTGTGTTGGCCAAAATTTTGCTATGATGGAAGCCAAAATGGCGATGGCTATGATTCTCCAACGCTTCTGGTTCGAGCTTTCCCCTTCCTATGCTCACTCTCCTTACAGCAGGGCAACTCTTCGTCCACAGCATGGTGCACAGATAATTTTACATAAACTTGGCTGTAATTGA
- the LOC107955608 gene encoding persulfide dioxygenase ETHE1 homolog, mitochondrial isoform X4: MASFTTLSQSPPKLLFRQLFEKESSTYTYLLADCSHPDKPALLIDPVDRTVDRDLNLVKELGLKLIYAMNTHVHADHVTGTGLIKGKVPGVKSVISKASGSKADVFVEPGDKISFGDLFLEVRATPGHTMGCVTYVTGDGPDQPQPRMAFTGDALLIRGCGRTDFQGGSSQQLYKSVHSQIFTLLKETLLYPAHDYKGFSVTTVGEEMLYNPRLTKDEETFRNIMENLNLAYPKMIDVAVPANMVCGLQDLEPKAN; encoded by the exons CATCTACTTATACTTACCTCCTTGCTGATTGTTCCCACCCTGATAAACCAGCGCTt TTGATTGACCCTGTAGACAGGACTGTTGATAGAGATTTAAATTTGGTTAAAGAATTGGGGTTGAAGCTTATTTATGCTATGAACACTCATGTACATGCTGATCATGTTACTGGAACTGGCCTCATCAAG GGCAAGGTGCCTGGTGTCAAATCCGTTATTTCAAAGGCCAGTGGTTCCAAGGCTGATGTTTTTGTTGAACCTGGTGACAAGATCTCTTTTGGGGATCTCTTTCTTGAG GTTCGTGCTACTCCTGGTCATACAATGGGTTGTGTTACCTATGTCACGGGAGATGGACCTGATCAACCTCAGCCAAGGATGGCTTTCACAGGAGATGCTCTGTTGATAAGGGGATGTGGGAGGACAGATTTTCAG GGTGGAAGTTCACAGCAACTCTACAAGTCAGTGCATTCACAG ATTTTTACATTACTGAAAGAGACATTGCTATATCCAGCTCATGACTACAAAGGATTCTCA GTAACCACTGTGGGAGAGGAAATGCTATATAATCCACGCTTGACAAAGGATGAG GAGACTTTCAGAAACATCATGGAAA ATCTTAACTTGGCATATCCTAAGATGATTGATGTTGCAGTGCCAGCAAATATGGTTTGTGGGTTGCAAGATTTGGAACCTAAAGCCAACTGA
- the LOC107955612 gene encoding cytochrome P450 72A15, with amino-acid sequence MEVYLVIRDLVSLLFVGLLMIWGCRTLNWVWLAPKRLESCLRQQGFAGNPYRFLSGDIKELSTMSRQTRAKPMPLSDDIGPYVVPFQHQTANLYGKNSFTWFGPRPRVNITDPEKIREILNKFNDFQKIHTNPLLNLLVSGLANLDGDRWSKRRKIINPAFHQDKLKNMLPAFYQSCSDMLSKWEKMVCTKGYSELDVWPYLVDLTRDVISRSAFGSSFEEGKRIFQLLEDQLVHIIKLIQTVYIPGWRFLPTKTNREMKMKHRDIKELLMEMIKRREKAIKAGEESNEDLLDILVESNIREMEAKNMGMSIEDVIEECKLFYLAGQETTSVLLVWTMVLLARYPDWQSKAREEVLHVLGDSKPDADGLNRLKVVTMILYEVLRLYPPVVELERSVPKEIKLGNLLLPVGTEVSVPILLIHHDKDLWGDDAREFKPERFAEGVSKATKSQVTFLPFGWGPRICIGQNFAMMEAKLAMAMILQRFWFELSPSYAHSPYGRATLRPQHGAQIILHKLGCN; translated from the exons ATGGAAGTTTACCTTGTAATTAGAGATTTGGTTTCATTGCTTTTTGTTGGGTTATTAATGATATGGGGATGCAGAACTTTAAACTGGGTATGGCTGGCCCCAAAAAGGCTCGAAAGCTGCTTGAGACAACAGGGTTTTGCAGGGAATCCTTACAGGTTCCTTTCTGGTGACATAAAAGAGCTCTCAACTATGAGCAGACAAACAAGAGCCAAACCTATGCCTCTTAGTGATGATATTGGGCCTTATGTTGTTCCTTTTCAACATCAAACTGCTAACCTGTATG GAAAGAATTCATTTACGTGGTTTGGTCCAAGACCAAGGGTGAACATTACGGACCCtgaaaaaataagagaaatacTTAACAAATTTAATGACTTCCAGAAGATACATACCAATCCACTGCTTAATTTGCTTGTAAGCGGCCTTGCTAACCTCGACGGAGACCGATGGAGCAAGCGTAGAAAAATCATAAACCCTGCATTTCATCAAGATAAGTTGAAG AATATGTTGCCAGCATTTTATCAAAGTTGTAGTGACATGTTAAGCAAATGGGAGAAGATGGTGTGTACAAAAGGATACAGTGAGTTAGATGTGTGGCCTTATCTCGTAGATTTGACAAGAGATGTGATTTCCCGATCTGCTTTTGGAAGCAGCTTCGAAGAAGGCAAACGAATTTTCCAATTACTAGAGGACCAACTCGTTCACATAATCAAATTAATACAAACTGTTTACATTCCAGGATGGAG GTTTTTGCCAACGAAGACAAACAGGGAGATGAAGATGAAACACAGGGACATAAAAGAGTTGCTTATGGAAATGATAAAGAGAAGGGAGAAGGCAATTAAAGCAGGGGAAGAGAGCAATGAGGACTTGTTGGACATACTTGTGGAATCCAATATCAGAGAAATGGAAGCAAAGAATATGGGGATGAGCATTGAGGATGTGATTGAGGAATGCAAGCTGTTTTACTTAGCTGGCCAAGAGACCACTTCGGTCTTACTGGTGTGGACTATGGTTTTATTAGCAAGGTATCCCGATTGGCAAAGTAAAGCAAGAGAGGAGGTTTTGCATGTTTTGGGTGACAGTAAACCTGACGCTGATGGCCTTAATCGTCTCAAAGTT GTAACAATGATATTGTACGAGGTTCTAAGGCTGTACCCACCGGTGGTTGAGCTAGAACGTTCCGTTCCAAAAGAAATAAAACTGGGGAATTTGTTGTTACCAGTAGGAACAGAAGTTTCGGTTCCGATCCTGCTGATCCACCATGACAAAGATCTTTGGGGCGATGACGCACGGGAATTTAAGCCAGAGCGGTTCGCGGAAGGGGTTTCCAAAGCAACAAAGAGTCAAGTCACGTTTCTGCCATTCGGATGGGGTCCTAGGATCTGTATTGGCCAAAATTTTGCTATGATGGAAGCCAAATTGGCGATGGCTATGATTCTCCAACGCTTCTGGTTCGAGCTTTCCCCTTCCTATGCTCACTCTCCTTACGGCAGGGCAACTCTTCGTCCACAGCATGGTGCACAGATAATTTTACATAAACTTGGCTGTAATTGA
- the LOC107955611 gene encoding cytochrome P450 72A15 isoform X2 codes for MEVYLVIRDLVSLLVVGLLMIWGWRTLNWVWLAPKRLERCLRQQGFAGNPYRFLSGDIKELFTMSRQTRAKPMPLSDDIGPYVVPFQHQTANQYGKNSFTWFGPRPRVNITDPEKIREILNKFNDFQKNMLPAFYQSCSDMLSKWEKMVCTEGYSELDVWPYLVDLTRDVISRSAFGSSFEEGKRIFQLLEDQLVLTIKLIQTVYIPGWRFLPTKTNREMKMKHRDIKESLREMIKRREKAIKAGEESNEDLLDILVESNIREMEAKNMGMSIEDVIEECKLFYFAGQETTSVLLVWTMVLLARYPDWQSKAREEVLHVLGDSKPDADGLNRLKVVTMILYEVLRLYPPVVELGRSVPKEIKLGNLLLPVGTEVSVPILQIHHDKDLWGVDAREFKPERFAEGVSKATKSQVTFLPFGWGPRICVGQNFAMMEAKMAMAMILQRFWFELSPSYAHSPYSRATLRPQHGAQIILHKLGCN; via the exons ATGGAAGTTTACCTTGTAATTAGAGATTTGGTTTCATTGCTTGTTGTTGGGTTATTAATGATATGGGGATGGAGAACTTTAAACTGGGTATGGCTGGCCCCAAAAAGGCTCGAAAGGTGCTTGAGACAACAGGGCTTTGCAGGGAATCCTTACAGGTTCCTTTCTGGTGACATAAAAGAGCTCTTCACTATGAGCAGACAAACAAGAGCGAAACCTATGCCTCTTAGTGATGATATTGGGCCTTATGTTGTTCCTTTTCAACATCAAACTGCTAACCAGTAtg GAAAGAATTCATTTACGTGGTTTGGTCCAAGACCAAGGGTGAACATTACGGACCCcgaaaaaataagagaaatacTTAACAAATTTAATGACTTCCAGAAG AATATGTTGCCAGCATTTTATCAAAGTTGTAGTGACATGTTAAGCAAATGGGAGAAGATGGTGTGTACAGAAGGATACAGTGAGTTAGATGTGTGGCCTTATCTCGTAGATTTGACAAGAGATGTGATTTCCCGATCTGCTTTTGGAAGCAGCTTCGAAGAAGGCAAACGAATTTTCCAATTACTAGAGGACCAACTCGTTCTCACAATCAAATTAATACAAACTGTTTACATTCCAGGATGGAG GTTTTTGCCAACAAAGACAAACAGGGAGATGAAGATGAAACACAGAGACATAAAAGAGTCGCTTAGGGAAATGATAAAGAGAAGGGAGAAGGCAATTAAAGCAGGGGAAGAGAGCAATGAGGACTTGTTGGACATACTTGTGGAATCCAATATCAGAGAAATGGAAGCAAAGAATATGGGGATGAGCATTGAGGATGTGATTGAGGAATGCAAGCTTTTTTACTTTGCTGGCCAAGAGACCACTTCGGTCTTACTGGTGTGGACTATGGTTTTATTAGCAAGGTATCCCGATTGGCAAAGTAAAGCAAGAGAGGAGGTTTTGCATGTTTTGGGTGACAGTAAACCTGATGCTGATGGCCTTAATCGTCTCAAAGTT GTAACAATGATATTGTACGAGGTTCTAAGGCTGTACCCACCGGTGGTTGAGCTAGGACGTTCCGTTCCAAAAGAAATAAAACTGGGGAATTTGTTGTTACCAGTAGGAACAGAAGTTTCGGTTCCGATCCTGCAGATCCACCATGACAAGGATCTTTGGGGTGTCGACGCACGGGAATTTAAGCCAGAGCGGTTCGCGGAAGGGGTTTCCAAAGCGACAAAGAGTCAAGTCACGTTTCTGCCATTCGGATGGGGTCCTAGGATCTGTGTTGGCCAAAATTTTGCTATGATGGAAGCCAAAATGGCGATGGCTATGATTCTCCAACGCTTCTGGTTCGAGCTTTCCCCTTCCTATGCTCACTCTCCTTACAGCAGGGCAACTCTTCGTCCACAGCATGGTGCACAGATAATTTTACATAAACTTGGCTGTAATTGA
- the LOC107955613 gene encoding 60S ribosomal protein L18a-like protein, producing MSNEDRNRGVAVDKLQHNQYGTFQGVANYPPPRPPRPHHHNPHPHQHQHQHQHHGPTIGFPPPASIAPPQYYPQAYQTVPGYDVAEGTPVRDKLPCCGIGFGWFLFIIGFFIGGLPWYIGFFVLLCARIDDREKAGYIACTIAALLATITIILSATIKVGG from the exons ATGAGTAATGAAGATAGAAACAGAGGTGTAGCTGTAGATAAATTGCAGCATAACCAATATGGAACATTCCAAGGAGTTGCCAACTACCCTCCTCCACGTCCTCCACGTCCCCACCACCACAACCCGCATCCGCACCAGCACCAGCACCAGCACCAGCACCATGGGCCAACTATTGGGTTTCCTCCACCTGCCTCTATCGCTCCTCCTCAGTATTACCCCCAAGCCTACCAGACCGTGCCGG GTTATGATGTTGCTGAAGGAACACCTGTAAGAGATAAGCTACCGTGCTGTGGCATTGGATTCGGATGGTTCTT GTTCATCATTGGTTTCTTCATTGGGGGCCTTCCCTGGTATATTGGATTCTTTGTTTTACTCTGTGCAAGGATAGACGACAGAGAGAAAGCAGGATATATTGCTTGCACAATTGCC GCCCTTCTTGCTACAATTACAATTATTCTAAGTGCAACAATTAAAGTTGGTGGGTGA